One segment of Gouania willdenowi unplaced genomic scaffold, fGouWil2.1 scaffold_93_arrow_ctg1, whole genome shotgun sequence DNA contains the following:
- the LOC114461096 gene encoding nuclear RNA export factor 1-like, with translation MITQNSCLVSELLHKHSGKDNHRIAPRHVRKHRGPYKGSSFRRDRQRGNHHGGFGGPGLLSSLVIDRDVTMSDSSQDSSSQPRYNPYGREFCKGDGRMDRDWRQGKGGGGRGGGRGAFRGGTRSRTGWFKITIPHGKKYDKKWLVPALQDICSIPYTPIQYHDDHNNVHFYVDDFTTASALRKCSRKVTDCDGYKVALHIKRSDPPNFLFPNLKVEELEHLKQCMSKRFDGSQQALDLTSIHTDPDLVSLDIKVVLNRKTNMEAVIKIIEENIPQLTSLNLSHNCIQRLDELSELVTKVPHLKALNLSHNDLKSEHELDKLKGLKLVELWLVRNPLCDLFKDPSSYVSAVCQKFPQLLKLDGNDLPPHIGFDVETPTTLPPCKGSCFGSDDAKVYIQRFLQQYYSVYDSGDRQSLLGAYHDDALLSLTTPYNVQNPSRSGLREYFKDSRNLKRTKDSTMRFHLLKHKRLNVVALLNELPKTQHDITSFTVDVNAYTNTLLSFTVGGVFKEVVVDDKSKESTRAFSRVFITVPAVNSGLCIINDQLFIRMATTEQISRAFVAPAPTPSSSPVPTLTAPQQEMLSTFSLKSGMKLEWSLKCLQDNEWDLNKAAQIFTQLKTAGKIPDVAFLK, from the exons ATGATCACACAGAACAGCTGTTTAGTCTCTGAGCTGCTCCACAAACACTCAGGAA AGGACAATCACAGAATTGCACCCCGACATGTTCGCAAACACCGAGGCCCCTACAAGGGGTCGTCGTTCCGCAGAGACCGACAGCGGGGGAACCaccatggtggatttggaggaCCTGGACTCTTGTCCAGTCTTGTCATTGATCGAGATGTTACCATGAGTGACAGCTCTCAGGACAGCAGTTCTCAGCCAAGATA CAATCCTTATGGGAGAGAATTTTGCAAAGGAGACGGTCGTATGGACAGAGATTGGCGACAAGGCAAAGGTGGAGGTGgcagaggaggagggagaggagcTTTCAGAGGAGGAACTAGAAGCCGAACAGGCTGGTTCAAAATCACG ATTCCTCACGGCAAAAAGTATGACAAGAAGTGGTTAGTGCCAGCTCTACAGGACATCTGCTCCATCCCTTACACTCCTATTCAG TATCATGACGACCACAATAACGTTCATTTCTACGTTGATGATTTCACTACTGCCAGTGCCCTGCGCAAGTGTTCTCGCAAGGTCACAGACTGTGATGGCTATAAG GTGGCGCTACACATCAAGCGCAGTGATCCCCCCAACTTCCTCTTCCCTAATCTGAAGGTTGAAGAATTGGAGCATCTGAAG CAATGCATGTCAAAACGTTTTGATGGCTCACAGCAAGCTTTGGATCTGACCAGTATTCACACAGACCCAG ACTTGGTCTCCCTGGATATTAAAGTGGttttaaacaggaaaacaaacatgGAGGCCGTCATTAAGATCATTGAAGAAAACATTCCTCAG TTGACAAGCTTGAATCTCAGTCACAACTGCATCCAGAGACTGGATGAACTCAGCGAGCTTGTGACCAAAGTGCCTCATCTGAAGGCCCTGAACCTTTCACACAACGAC CTGAAAAGCGAACATGAGCTGGACAAGTTGAAGGGGCTGAAACTGGTGGAGCTGTGGCTGGTCAGAAACCCTCTCTGTGACCTTTTCAAAGACCCATCTTCATACGTCAG TGCTGTGTGCCAGAAGTTTCCCCAGCTTCTGAAGTTG GATGGAAATGACCTCCCCCCACACATTGGCTTTGATGTGGAAACACCCACCACTCTCCCACCTTGCAAG GGAAGCTGCTTTGGCTCTGATGACGCTAAAGTCTACATTCAGCGCTTTTTGCAACA gtactacagtgtgtacgaCTCTGGAGACAGACAGTCACTGCTGGGGGCCTACCATGATGACGCATTATTATCACTAACAACACCGTACAACGTCCAGAATCCATCAAg GAGCGGTCTGAGAGAATATTTCAAAGACAGTAGAAACCTGAAGAGGACCAAAGACTCCA CGATGCGTTTCCATCTGCTAAAGCACAAACGGCTGAATGTGGTGGCGCTCCTCAACGAGCTGCCAAAAACTCAGCATGACATCACCTCTTTCACCGTGGACGTAAACGCCTACACA aATACGCTGCTGTCATTCACAGTGGGCGGAGTCTTCAAAGAAG TTGTTGTAGATGATAAATCTAAAGAATCTACAAGGGCCTTCTCCAGAGTTTTCATCACAGTTCCAGCAGTGAATTCTGG tttgtgcaTCATCAACGACCAGCTCTTCATCAGAATGGCTACAACGGAGCAGATCAGCAGAGCTTTTGTGGCGCCTGCCCCGACCCCTTCCTCCAGCCCAGTGCCCACCCTCACTGCCCCACAGCAGGAGATGCTCAGCACCTTCTCCCTGAAGTCAGGCATGAAGCTGGAATGGTCCCTGAA gtGTCTGCAGGATAACGAGTGGGACTTGAACAAAGCAGCACAAATCTTCACTCAGTTAAAG aCGGCGGGAAAGATCCCAGACGTGGCGTTCCTAAAGTAA